In Sulfitobacter sp. OXR-159, one DNA window encodes the following:
- a CDS encoding acetate/propionate family kinase, translating to MTQALVLVVNAGSSSIKAAVFDGGLAERLRIEAQGIGQTGALRVGSAPVQPRALPDHQTAFSALLEALRGEGIDTGDLTAAAHRIVHGGPDLAQTCVIRPNVRAAIAAAAPLAPLHNPHHLGAIDALSALLPVLPQVAAFDTGFHRTNPDVARRYALPDRAETAALRRYGFHGISYESLVANFRETTGTGLPRRLLALHLGNGASLCAIHEGQSVATTMGFSPLSGLTMGTRAGEIDAGAVVHLVRDMGLEETQTLLHHESGLLGLSGLTADMRQLAETDSDAARFARDHFCYWITRQAGSMIAAMGGIDGIAFTGGIGENDSEVREKVLANLSWAGNIPSWVIPAAEEKHIARQTRALLKDPALS from the coding sequence GTGACCCAAGCGCTGGTGCTTGTCGTCAACGCGGGATCGTCGTCTATCAAGGCGGCGGTCTTTGACGGCGGGTTGGCCGAGCGTCTGCGGATCGAGGCGCAGGGCATCGGCCAGACCGGCGCGCTTCGGGTCGGCTCTGCACCAGTGCAGCCGCGCGCTTTGCCGGATCACCAGACAGCCTTCAGCGCGCTGTTAGAGGCGCTGCGCGGGGAAGGAATCGACACGGGCGATCTCACCGCCGCTGCCCACCGTATCGTGCATGGCGGGCCGGATTTGGCCCAGACCTGTGTGATCAGACCGAACGTGCGGGCCGCCATCGCCGCCGCCGCGCCGCTTGCCCCGTTGCACAATCCGCACCACCTCGGGGCGATTGACGCGCTGTCGGCCCTCCTGCCCGTCCTGCCGCAGGTTGCCGCCTTTGATACCGGCTTTCACCGGACCAACCCCGATGTCGCCCGCCGCTATGCGCTGCCCGACCGGGCCGAAACGGCCGCCCTGCGCCGCTATGGGTTTCACGGCATCAGCTATGAAAGCCTCGTCGCGAACTTTCGCGAGACCACTGGCACAGGCCTCCCCCGCCGTTTGCTGGCGCTGCATCTGGGCAATGGCGCGTCGCTCTGCGCCATCCACGAGGGGCAATCGGTCGCCACCACCATGGGGTTTTCGCCCCTCAGCGGGCTGACCATGGGCACCCGCGCGGGCGAGATTGACGCGGGTGCGGTGGTGCATCTGGTGCGCGACATGGGGCTGGAAGAGACGCAGACACTGCTGCATCACGAAAGCGGATTGCTGGGGCTTTCGGGCCTCACTGCCGACATGCGGCAATTGGCGGAAACAGACAGCGACGCCGCCCGCTTCGCCCGTGACCATTTTTGCTACTGGATCACCCGGCAGGCGGGGTCGATGATCGCCGCCATGGGCGGGATCGACGGCATCGCCTTCACCGGGGGTATCGGCGAAAACGATTCCGAGGTGAGGGAAAAGGTTCTTGCAAACCTAAGCTGGGCGGGAAATATTCCCTCTTGGGTCATCCCCGCCGCCGAAGAGAAACATATCGCGCGCCAAACGCGCGCCCTGCTGAAAGACCCCGCCCTCTCATGA